Within the Chloracidobacterium sp. genome, the region ATGCTGCGGGCGGTCCCTTTGACTGACCGAATCGCCGCTTCCAGCGAAGTGCAATTCATATCGGGTAACTTGATTTCCGCAATCCGACGCACCTGTTCCATCGTCAACTTACCAATACGTTCCCGGCCGGGACGCGCTGCACCACTGGTGATACCCAATGTCTTCTTGATGAGGTCTGGGACAGGTGGTGTCTTGGTGACAAAGGTAAAAGATTTGTCCGCATAGACCGTGATAACGACCGGGATTTTGAGGTCACCCATGTCGCTCGTACGCGCATTAAACTGCTTGCAGAACTCCATGATGTTGACCCCATGCTGTCCTAACGCCGGCCCAATCGGCGGCGCTGGATTAGCCTTGCCGGCCGGCACTTGAAGCTTGATATACGCCGTAACCTTTTTCGCCATGTGCTTTGACGCTTACCTTGCTTTGCCGTAGCCGTTTGATGCGGCTGCAAGCCCTTACGACTCTGTAAAGTTGGGTCTTTCTACACCTAGAAAATCAAGCTCAACCGGCGTCGCCCGACCGAAAATCGTTACCATGACCTTCAACGTACTACGTTCCGCATTAACTTCCTCAACGACGCCAGTAAAGCCAGTGAACGGGCCGCTGATAATGCGCACCGTCTCACCGGGCGTGTACATGATCTTCGGCTTCGGACGGTCTGTGGTCTCCGTGACATGATTAATGATTTGATTGACTTCTTCCTCGGTGAGCGCCGTGGGTTTTTGTCCGCCGATGAAGCTAGTGACTTTGGGGGTGTTCTTTATGGTGTGCCAAACACGCTCCGACATTTCACCGGTTTGGTCATCGGTTTCAATCTGCACCAGCACATACCCCGGAAAAATCATCCGCGAGGTTTCCACCCGCTTATTACCGCGCATTTCAACGACGGTCTCCGAAGGAATGAGCACTTCGGTCACTTCATTTTCCAAACCGTAGGCTTTGAGGCGAGTCAGGAGGCTTTCGCGCACCTTCTTCTCATAGCCGGAATATGTGTGAATGATGTACCAGCGTTTCGCCATACGAAGCCTTTTCAGTCGCCGTGCCGTTCCCGGCTTCAGCTC harbors:
- the nusG gene encoding transcription termination/antitermination protein NusG — translated: MAKRWYIIHTYSGYEKKVRESLLTRLKAYGLENEVTEVLIPSETVVEMRGNKRVETSRMIFPGYVLVQIETDDQTGEMSERVWHTIKNTPKVTSFIGGQKPTALTEEEVNQIINHVTETTDRPKPKIMYTPGETVRIISGPFTGFTGVVEEVNAERSTLKVMVTIFGRATPVELDFLGVERPNFTES
- the rplK gene encoding 50S ribosomal protein L11: MAKKVTAYIKLQVPAGKANPAPPIGPALGQHGVNIMEFCKQFNARTSDMGDLKIPVVITVYADKSFTFVTKTPPVPDLIKKTLGITSGAARPGRERIGKLTMEQVRRIAEIKLPDMNCTSLEAAIRSVKGTARSMGLEVVE